TGCCTTGGGGAAGGACAAATCTTTTGGTTTCTTGATGAGATTTGTCCTTCATTGCCTGGATGAAAGACAAATCGTTTGGGTCGGCCACGAGATTTGTCCTCAAGACCCCTTATTAAGGACTAATCTTAATCCCTCGTAACGCGATTTGTCCTCAAGACCCCTTTTTAAGGACTAATCTCAGTCCCTCGTAATGCGATTTGTCCTCAAGACCCCTTATTAAGGACTAATCTCAGTCCCTTGTAACGCGATTTGTCCTCAAGACCCCTTATTAAGGACTAATCTTAATCCCTCGTAACGCGATTTGTCCTCAAGGCTCCTTTTAAGGACTAATCTCTACCATGAGATACGAGCATTGTCCTTAAAAGCTTTTTAAATCGTCAAGCTCTAACACTATTTTTAGAAATACTTCACCATATCTCTAGCAAGCTTTTCATAGTTTTCATAAATAGCCTTATAAACTTTACTGCTTTCCTTATTAGGCAGCACTGGCTCACCCATCGGTATATTCTTTTTGATATCTTCAAAAGAATCTACTTTGCCAATGCCCACGAGAGCGGTCCAGGCTGCTCCCCAGGCGGCACTGTGATGGCTTTCAGATACATAAATCTCCGCTTCAAAGATGTCAGCCATCATTTGCAGCCACAGTGGTGACCTCGCCAATCCGCCGTTTACGTAGATTTTTTCCGGCTCGCCAGCCAATCTTTCCAGCGCTTTGCCGATTTGATAGAGATTAAAGGTAATCCCTTCAAGGACAGCACGGATAAAATGTTCCTTTTTATGAGTGATCGAAACACCATAAAAATTGCCCTTTGCTTTTTGATTCCAAACTGGTGCTCTTTCTCCATTTAAATAAGGCAGAAACAGGATACCCTCTGCACCGGGAGCTACCTTCTCTGCGTCCCCTAAGAAATCTGAAAAATCCCTTTGGTCATTCAGAAGATCTTTTAACCATTGTAAGACAATACCGCCATTATTCGTCGGTCCGCCAACAATCGTTGAATCGGCCGTAAAGGAGTAACAAAAGGTTTCTTGATTTTCATCAATTTTAACCCCTTTGTTAATTTGTCTGATTGCGCCGCTAGTTCCAACGGAAACAGCCACTTCTCCAGGCAAAATAGCACCTATCCCTAGATTTGCCAATTGGCCGTCTGCAGCCCCCATTACAAAAGGCATTTCCTGATTAATTCCCATTTCATCCGCGATTTCTTTTTTCAAACCCGTCAACACGTCTGTAGGGGGAACTATTTTAGAAAGCTGTTCCCTTTTAATCCCTGTCATTTCTAGTAATTCAGGCTCCCAATCCAATGCAG
This genomic stretch from Neobacillus niacini harbors:
- a CDS encoding gluconokinase translates to MSREFVMGLDIGTTSVKACIFDINGKLIAEVEKMNSFHYPEPGWSEQDPIEIERSAVLAIKEAIEKAAISKEELIALGFSAAMHSLLCVNEQGSPISPGLIWADGRSYGQAERVKGTVGSSVYSKTGTPIHPMTPFSKLLWMKETSYQPYKEAAYFMSIKEYLLQCWFGQRVIDYSMASATGLFNPAALDWEPELLEMTGIKREQLSKIVPPTDVLTGLKKEIADEMGINQEMPFVMGAADGQLANLGIGAILPGEVAVSVGTSGAIRQINKGVKIDENQETFCYSFTADSTIVGGPTNNGGIVLQWLKDLLNDQRDFSDFLGDAEKVAPGAEGILFLPYLNGERAPVWNQKAKGNFYGVSITHKKEHFIRAVLEGITFNLYQIGKALERLAGEPEKIYVNGGLARSPLWLQMMADIFEAEIYVSESHHSAAWGAAWTALVGIGKVDSFEDIKKNIPMGEPVLPNKESSKVYKAIYENYEKLARDMVKYF